From the genome of Nicotiana tabacum cultivar K326 chromosome 17, ASM71507v2, whole genome shotgun sequence:
TTGGTGAAGTCTATTATAGAATTTCAGAGAAAAGCAAAACTCATGGATTTCCAGCTGGACTTTGTACCAGTTTAGGAATTGGTGGTCACATAACAGGTGGGGCCTATGGTTCTATGATGAGAAAATTCGGGCTTGGGGCTGACAATGTGATCGATGCTCGAATTATCAATGCCAATGGTACTATACTCGATAGGCAATCGATGGGGGAAGACTTGTTTTGGGCGATTCGAGGTGGTGGAGGAGCAAGTTTCGGGGTCATACTGTCCTGGAAACTAAAATTAGTTACTGTTCCATCGGTTGTCACTGTTTTCACTGTCCCGAAAACATTGGAAGACGACGCGACGAAGATTTTGTACAAGTGGGAACAAGTTGCTGATAAAATTGATGATGATCTATTCATGAGAGTAGTCATAAATGTAGtggaaagaaaagataaaaagggagaaaggaCAGTTCAAACAGCTTATAACTCATTGTTTCTTGGAACTGCTGACAGGCTTTTACAAATAATGAATGAGAGTTTCCCTGAATTGGGATTGACAGAAAAAGATTGTACAGAAATGAGTTGGATTGAGTCAATTTTGTACATTGCTGGTTTCCCAACCAAAACCCCACCAGAAGTACTTCTCCAGGGGAAGTCAACATTCAAAAACTACTTCAAAGCCAAATCAGACTTTGTAAGAGAGCCAATTCCTGAAACTGGACTTGAAGGTATATGGAAAAGGCTATTAGAAGAAAATTCACCACTAATGATATGGAATCCATATGGAGGAATGATGGCTAATATATCAGAATCAGAGACACCTTTCCCACACAGAAAAGGAGTCATTTTCAAGATTCAGTACTTAACTCTCTGGAATGAACCTGATCAAGAATTGGCTACGAAACACGTCGATTGGATTAGAAGGCTGTATAATTACATGACTTCTTATGCTTCTATGTTCCCAAGAGAAGCCTATGTGAATTATAGAGATCTTGATTTGGGAATGAACAAGAATGGGAATTCCAATTCCAGCTTTGTACAAGCTAGTGTGTGGGGGAataagtatttcaagaataatttTAACAGGTTGGTGCAAATAAAGACTAGGGTGGATCCAGAAAactttttcaagtttgaacaaAGCATCCCAACTCTTTCTCTTACTAAGAAGAGAAGAGGAAAGAAGATTAACCATTAAAGAGATATGCTAGTGATGCTaagctatttttgacaaaatatTATTAGTATGCTTTTAACCTCAGTACAAGTCTAATTGCTGTTTAAAGTGGTGTAATGTATGGTTTAGCCAAAATCATACTATAATATAGTAGTAAATCTTGTGTTTTAGTGGCTTGTATAGTTGATTCTATATGTTTGCCACTAATATCAATTACTAGTTTCTTCAGCAGAGGTAGCATGTGTCGACTTACGATATGAAAGAAGGGTTATCTATGGTTTTTACTTGTGTTATTCGTGTAGGGGGGcaactttttctccttttttttcaagATCAACATAGGCTTTTGGGTGACCACTATACCTATCCATTATATTAAGTCAAACTTGCCCTCCTACCTGCAAAATCCTTTTAATCCCATGTGCGTAGGAACCAATTCTGCCAAACTTTAAGCAGAAACTCTCGAGGCATATAATGTTGCATTTAAAGAAAAAATGAGTATTAAAGAGTCAAGAACCTTTTGCAATTGCACGTGTCAAGTATAGTGTTGGTGCTGGTGCTGTTTAACAAGTGAACCACAAATTAAAGTGGATATTCACATTTCAAGATAGAAAATGCAAAGGCTAGAGGCAAGGTGGAAGATGGAAACTGTATATAACAAAAAGAAAGAACTTAAAAGTATAGGTTTCATAAGCAATGATCATGACTTTTAAAAAGTGCTATCAATACCGGGCTGTTGGTGGTGTAAAACCAAATTATATTAAAAGGCCTCTTAAACTTATTTTATAAATtcatacaattttttttaataatcgtGGTGTCCGGATTACCTTGTGTCACACCTCGAATAATTTTACGGGATATCTGCTACCTCCCACTAATAACATGTAACAGAAAACTTTATCAACTTAGGCTTGGATAAATGTGAAGAAATCACCTATTGTTTTTTTTTATCTCGGCTATGATTTGAACCTGAAACATCATGGTTCTCAATCCACTTCTTTGACTAataggccacacccttgggtgctaAAATTTATACCATAATGAGATACAAAAGGACTGCCTTTTGATCTAGGATCAATCAAACATGGCAAAAGGAAATAGGTATTTCAAAGTAACTGAGTCCAAATTAGAAATGAAATCGTAAGAAAacattaaaaaatatttacatggAGGATAATAAATTAAAATTGAAGAAGGAGGTAAATATACTAACTAAAGAGAAATTTAACCTTTATTCACTAACACATCTATATAAGTCAACCggaataaatcaatttaaactttaaaaatatttttttaataataattattattattatatgttaTATTATATTTGTTGGCCCAggtgaagtttgttttgatgattgacaaagaaactccagcatgtaccagGTCCATACATGGTGTACACAGACAagggcagattcgagcataagggatgcacgtgaatgagataagcttaagttgttatatctgatatctcctgatcgaaaatgttgcataaatgataaggagaaggactccttactcgaagagaactttatccaagataagggaggagttagaagttgaagataattagaactcttccaccaaggaagagtatagcattagaactctattTATTCCTAttttactaactctatatattgcaggatgttcttATTTTACAGGGACGCACAAACGttgaagttaaacgtgagttgagagcaaaatagcaaggtatTTTGCAAATAATGCTTGTGTGAATCAAATGTGTGAACCTAAAACTATATGAACCAGATAGAAGGACTAGTTCCAAacgtctgtcttttattctagttcaattgtagtaggtattttcaagttgtacctttcagctttatctagaagcagttgtattaggtactctgagtattcaaattagagttaacttgaagttgtcgcaacagttagagacTGGTTGCCACAAccggattagagttaatccttaggtttacaaagagttttataaatgttgttttagctcagtgatttagttaagtgttggaaaaaatcatactgagtagtaggtcgtggtgtTTTCACCctttgagccaggtattttttatgtaaaatacttgtgtttttttacttttcgcatttactattttcacaatagtagtataaggaacacttagaagaaccatGTCCTTCCATAATTAGTGCATgcgaaaattggacaccacacaaattaccccctcttgtgtggcattgaagtataaaatatcaattggtatcagagcaggttcttcttgaagaggcttacaccttaggagaagatcaacatGAGCGCACCACCTGAAAACTGGGAAgagcaatccactgctaggccaccactctttaacggtcagtactactcttggtggaaaaacatGATAAGAGATCACAttataggagaagactatgagctatgggacattgtcatcGATGGTCCACTGGCTACCTTGAAGATAAATGCTGAAGGAATAGAGGTGACAAAGACAAGAGCAAATTGCAGAGGACTtgaaaaaatggaagaagaatgCTAATGCCTAAATTTGACTTGTTTATGGACTTGATCCAGATGAGTACAACAGAATCCAAAGTTGTACAACTGCTAAGCaaatttgggacacattgcaagtggctcatgaaggaacacctcaggtGAAGAGATCCAGAGGAACTCTACAATATTCTTAATATGACAACTttactatgaaggaaggagaaaccatttaggagatgtacacaaggttcattacactgacaaatgaactaaagtctcttggaaggattattcctgaAGAAGATAAAGTCGAGAAGATACTGACTAGGGTTTTGCCAATCACTTGAgagagcaaaatcactgccattcagGAATTAAAGAATATTTCCACTCTCCCACTGGATGAATTAATtagaaatctcactgcctatgaacttaggagacaaaccatgaaaatggatattaagaaggaaaggagcgtggcactcagaatcactgaaggttctgatctagaagatgatgaaatggctatgatcaccaaggacttcaagaagtacccgAGGTGAGGAAAAggttcttcaagaagtggaaaCTAAAGCAAGTCAAAAGCTCATGAGAAGCAAACCAATGATggctgctacaagtgtggaaagactAATCACCACATCAAGAACTGTCCTCTATGGAAATTaaatggaagaaagaaagagctgaacgaaggaacaggaagaaggaacaaaTTCAACCCAAGAAAAGGAACAACAAAGGATCAACTAAGGCTATGGTCGTCGCGGCTttgggagaaagctcagatgatgatgatgaggatgaacaagtacttatggccattggagaatctgatgaagaaactgaGGTAAATGTAATTCATCttagagacaagattaaattgttgtctaaagaaaggttatctgagttacttctagaACTAATTGTTGGTCTGAGGatgtaaacaatgaaaaggaatagttgtctaaagaatgtgtgattttgaaggcAAAGTGCAAAAATCTGGAACTTAGGCTTAGTGAAACTATAAGTAAAAATACTGTGTTGAAGAATCAGGTTCATGCACTTGACTCAACTGTTctagagcttagatctgaaaatctaaaactgaaattaggaacaggtaaaaagacAGCTTATTacacacaactcactctagaaaaaaatgtaggaaaaatgaaagatgagttgtataaaatagatgagcaggtaagaatcctaaaggaggatctaagcaaggtcaagcatgagctagaTAGAACTTTTAAATagaacaggtcctccgatgcactttcatgactacaagaacaccatagtagcaacagaAGAGGACTTGGTTTTGGGAACctagcacctaagtgggatcccaaaaccaagtacctcacacttcctgagaacaagatTTTGCACACATTGTGGTAAAATAGGTCACTATGAAAGTGAATGccctgcaaaagaaaaggcaagtcaaaagaacaaagaatttgttcaagggaagaataggctaccaagttgggctaaaaagaatttaattcatctttttgcctatagaaagggacccaaactatttgggttcctaagactaacccctgattttcttttgtaggttcAAGTGAAGGGGAgaagccaaatatggtacatgaatagtggctgctcaaagcacatgacaggaagcaagaaccagttcctttcacctGAGGACCTTAaatgaggtaatgtctcctttggaaatgggaagaaaggtgagaatATTGGGGGTTGGAAaagtaggtaagactgattctcactctattgagaacgtctacttgatagatggactgaAATACAGTttaataagtgtatcacaattgtatgatagaggtaacatggtagccttcacctctacaaaatgctttgtgattaatcttaccactgacaaaaTAGTTTT
Proteins encoded in this window:
- the LOC107771114 gene encoding monolignol oxidoreductase AtBBE-like 13, whose translation is MASLNSILVSFILVLLFSSSCSALSDTTPEKFYQCICKNSDFSDPFSKAFFTPNTDPFNTVLNSTAQNLRCLIPSVPKPELIFTPMAESHVQAAVICAKQLNLQLRVRSGGHDYEGLSYISVMESPFVIVDLSKLREIDVNIEENSAWTQAGATVGEVYYRISEKSKTHGFPAGLCTSLGIGGHITGGAYGSMMRKFGLGADNVIDARIINANGTILDRQSMGEDLFWAIRGGGGASFGVILSWKLKLVTVPSVVTVFTVPKTLEDDATKILYKWEQVADKIDDDLFMRVVINVVERKDKKGERTVQTAYNSLFLGTADRLLQIMNESFPELGLTEKDCTEMSWIESILYIAGFPTKTPPEVLLQGKSTFKNYFKAKSDFVREPIPETGLEGIWKRLLEENSPLMIWNPYGGMMANISESETPFPHRKGVIFKIQYLTLWNEPDQELATKHVDWIRRLYNYMTSYASMFPREAYVNYRDLDLGMNKNGNSNSSFVQASVWGNKYFKNNFNRLVQIKTRVDPENFFKFEQSIPTLSLTKKRRGKKINH